In one window of Syngnathus typhle isolate RoL2023-S1 ecotype Sweden linkage group LG7, RoL_Styp_1.0, whole genome shotgun sequence DNA:
- the dnai4 gene encoding dynein axonemal intermediate chain 4 isoform X2 — MGYIKLDTSQPLDSVRQTGSQQTSEEIAVEELLHVYLSETETITLLDLPTICMSNQAEDAEAVKRSNVLYIELCNNRLGNDKYVERAMQTFVGASKNKKLQSDKIVMHDQGTMATIWDIFDSFQTEDSKAERSAQSSPDFNEDPKEIGSVSSISTIDTTSTGSSLFAFNKQAGDMMDESELQLIFQSETFQSNLLIIERCVVANIFQARLASYRNLPEIQEPSFETKPESEELNNEEEKEEDEEEELDEMTEEVQEVKVEEQVKEEEQNEEEEEVQAEEEEEEVVAPSLELLWTFSCELTKGWNITSMAWNKQNMDLLAVGYGDFKPWSKGLICCWSIKNLTWPERVYHCHSGITALDFSSTTPDKLAVGMHDGTVAIFSVRNRERRTFLASSIGCKKRHFHPVWNITWARQEMGLSDEDTIESVVSVSEDGRILKWLLCSHGLEGIGMLELRRIQDGIKKAEGNKTKREGLLVSTATAGLCLDFQPTDPTIYLAGTSEGVVQKCSVSNHHHYLALYRKHLCPVNQVQWSPFSPDVFLSGSADWTIQLWKEDHLTPAMSFTTIQSPVLSVRWSPLWPPVFASIKSEQLEIWDLNASMLDPVIVEPAAQGVQLTSVLFAKASDCILVADSRGNVNFYKIKDLSVGPGKTVPSLERLVHFPSTTS, encoded by the exons ATGGGCTATATCAAATTGGACACCAGCCAGCCTCTCG ATTCCGTGAGGCAAACTGGGAGTCAGCAGACATCGGAGGAGATTGCTGTGGAGGAGCTGTTGCACGTTTACCTGAGCGAGACAGAGACCATCACTCTCCTGGATCTGCCCACCATCTGCATGTCCAATCAGGCTGAAGACGCTGAGGCCGTTAA GCGGAGCAACGTCCTCTACATTGAGCTGTGCAACAACCGATTGGGCAACGACAAGTACGTGGAGCGAGCCATGCAGACGTTCGTCGGAgcttctaaaaacaaaaaactccaGAGCGACAAAATTGTCATGCACGATCAGG GCACCATGGCCACCATTTGGGACATTTTCGACTCCTTCCAAACCGAAGATTCAAAAGCGGAGAGAAGTGCGCAAAGTTCGCCGGACTTTAATGAAGATCCCAAGGAAATAGGAAGCGTCAGCAGCATCAGCACAATCgacacaa CCAGTACCGGAAGCTCCTTGTTTGCTTTCAACAAGCAAGCGGGCGACATGATGGATGAGTCAGAGCTTCAGCTGATCTTCCAGTCGGAGACGTTCCAGAGTAACCTGCTCATTATAGAACGCTGCGTGGTTGCCAACATCTTTCAAGCAAGGctggcctcttacaggaacctCCCCGAGATCCAAG AACCCTCCTTCGAGACCAAGCCGGAGTCTGAGGAGCTCAACAATGAAGAAGAGAAggaagaggatgaagaggaagaaTTGGATGAGATGACGGAGGAGGTGCAGGAGGTAAAAGTGGAGGAGCAGGTGAAAGAGGAGGAGCAaaatgaggaagaagaggaggtgcaggcagaagaggaagaggaggaagtggTAGCTCCATCTCTGGAACTTCTCTGGACCTTCAGTTGCGAACTCACCAAAGGATGGAACATCACCTCTATGGCTTGGAACAAGCAGAACATG GATCTGCTGGCAGTGGGCTATGGTGACTTCAAGCCCTGGAGTAAAGGCCTGATCTGCTGCTGGTCCATCAAGAACCTGACC TGGCCGGAGCGCGTCTACCACTGTCACAGCGGCATCACGGCGTTGGATTTCTCCTCCACCACACCCGACAAGTTGGCGGTGGGCATGCACGACGGCACCGTCGCCATCTTCAGCGTGCGCAATCGAGAAAGGCGCACATTCCTCGCCAGCAGCAT CGGTTGCAAAAAGAGACATTTTCATCCCGTGTGGAACATCACCTGGGCCAGGCAGGAGATGGGCCTTTCCGACGAGGACACCATCGAATCCGTCGTGTCTGTCTCGGAGGACGGACGTATCCTCAAGTGGCTGCTGTGCAGCCACGGCCTGGAGGGCATCG GCATGCTGGAGCTGAGGAGAATCCAAGACGGCATCAAGAAAGCCGAAGGTAACAAAACCAAGAGGGAGGGTCTTTTGGTTTCCACTGCCACGGCCGGTCTTTGCTTGGATTTTCAGCCTACG GATCCCACCATCTACTTGGCCGGCACTTCAGAGGGCGTCGTCCAAAAGTGCTCCGTGTCCAACCACCATCATTACCTGGCCCTTTATCGGAAGCACCTC TGCCCTGTCAATCAAGTGCAGTGGTCCCCGTTCAGCCCCGACGTGTTCCTGAGCGGCTCGGCCGACTGGACCATCCAGCTCTGGAAGGAGGACCACCTGACGCCGGCCATGAGCTTCACCACCATCCAGAGTCCCGTGCTGTCCGTTAGGTGGTCCCCGCTCTGGCCCCCCGTCTTTGCCTCCATCAAAAGTGAACAGCTGGAGATCTGGGACCTGAACGCTTCCAT GTTGGACCCAGTCATCGTGGAGCCCGCCGCACAGGGCGTCCAATTGACCTCCGTGCTCTTCGCCAAGGCCTCAGATTGCATCCTGGTCGCAGATTCGAGGGGAAATGTAAACTTCTACAAGATTAAAGACCTCAGCGTCGGGCCGGGCAAGACG gtGCCAAGTTTGGAGAGACTCGTTCACTTTCCTTCTACTACTAGTTAG
- the dnai4 gene encoding dynein axonemal intermediate chain 4 isoform X1: MRRHSSTLTASSRPMRSTSGMQRILHSSRYTGSLAGHQSRRGSRMVSESKMGRFAHRKAIRVLDEEGNDVTPRPLYEAEPKDPHAKPQRSFFDDYYSRFDTSKSSSCFYVPSSGTCRWSSSLPSLSPRVGSQSAMGYIKLDTSQPLDSVRQTGSQQTSEEIAVEELLHVYLSETETITLLDLPTICMSNQAEDAEAVKRSNVLYIELCNNRLGNDKYVERAMQTFVGASKNKKLQSDKIVMHDQGTMATIWDIFDSFQTEDSKAERSAQSSPDFNEDPKEIGSVSSISTIDTTSTGSSLFAFNKQAGDMMDESELQLIFQSETFQSNLLIIERCVVANIFQARLASYRNLPEIQEPSFETKPESEELNNEEEKEEDEEEELDEMTEEVQEVKVEEQVKEEEQNEEEEEVQAEEEEEEVVAPSLELLWTFSCELTKGWNITSMAWNKQNMDLLAVGYGDFKPWSKGLICCWSIKNLTWPERVYHCHSGITALDFSSTTPDKLAVGMHDGTVAIFSVRNRERRTFLASSIGCKKRHFHPVWNITWARQEMGLSDEDTIESVVSVSEDGRILKWLLCSHGLEGIGMLELRRIQDGIKKAEGNKTKREGLLVSTATAGLCLDFQPTDPTIYLAGTSEGVVQKCSVSNHHHYLALYRKHLCPVNQVQWSPFSPDVFLSGSADWTIQLWKEDHLTPAMSFTTIQSPVLSVRWSPLWPPVFASIKSEQLEIWDLNASMLDPVIVEPAAQGVQLTSVLFAKASDCILVADSRGNVNFYKIKDLSVGPGKTVPSLERLVHFPSTTS, translated from the exons atGAGGCGACATAGTTCAACACTAACTGC CTCCTCCCGGCCAATGAGATCAACTTCGGGGATGCAGCGAATCCTTCACAGTTCCAGATACACAGGGAGCCTTGCGGGTCACCAAAGCCGGAGAGGCTCCAGGATGGTGTCGGAAAGCAAAATGGGTCGCTTCGCTCATAGGAAAGCAATCCGG GTTCTGGATGAGGAAGGAAATGATGTCACACCTCGGCCCCTGTACGAGGCCGAGCCCAAGGACCCGCACGCCAAACCACAGAGATCCTTCTTTGACGATTACTACTCCAGATTCGATACTTCCAAATCCTCCTCGTGCTTCTATGTGCCCTCTTCCGG GACATGCAGGTGGAGCAGCAGTCTTCCCAGCTTGTCACCCAGGGTGGGCTCTCAGAGTGCCATGGGCTATATCAAATTGGACACCAGCCAGCCTCTCG ATTCCGTGAGGCAAACTGGGAGTCAGCAGACATCGGAGGAGATTGCTGTGGAGGAGCTGTTGCACGTTTACCTGAGCGAGACAGAGACCATCACTCTCCTGGATCTGCCCACCATCTGCATGTCCAATCAGGCTGAAGACGCTGAGGCCGTTAA GCGGAGCAACGTCCTCTACATTGAGCTGTGCAACAACCGATTGGGCAACGACAAGTACGTGGAGCGAGCCATGCAGACGTTCGTCGGAgcttctaaaaacaaaaaactccaGAGCGACAAAATTGTCATGCACGATCAGG GCACCATGGCCACCATTTGGGACATTTTCGACTCCTTCCAAACCGAAGATTCAAAAGCGGAGAGAAGTGCGCAAAGTTCGCCGGACTTTAATGAAGATCCCAAGGAAATAGGAAGCGTCAGCAGCATCAGCACAATCgacacaa CCAGTACCGGAAGCTCCTTGTTTGCTTTCAACAAGCAAGCGGGCGACATGATGGATGAGTCAGAGCTTCAGCTGATCTTCCAGTCGGAGACGTTCCAGAGTAACCTGCTCATTATAGAACGCTGCGTGGTTGCCAACATCTTTCAAGCAAGGctggcctcttacaggaacctCCCCGAGATCCAAG AACCCTCCTTCGAGACCAAGCCGGAGTCTGAGGAGCTCAACAATGAAGAAGAGAAggaagaggatgaagaggaagaaTTGGATGAGATGACGGAGGAGGTGCAGGAGGTAAAAGTGGAGGAGCAGGTGAAAGAGGAGGAGCAaaatgaggaagaagaggaggtgcaggcagaagaggaagaggaggaagtggTAGCTCCATCTCTGGAACTTCTCTGGACCTTCAGTTGCGAACTCACCAAAGGATGGAACATCACCTCTATGGCTTGGAACAAGCAGAACATG GATCTGCTGGCAGTGGGCTATGGTGACTTCAAGCCCTGGAGTAAAGGCCTGATCTGCTGCTGGTCCATCAAGAACCTGACC TGGCCGGAGCGCGTCTACCACTGTCACAGCGGCATCACGGCGTTGGATTTCTCCTCCACCACACCCGACAAGTTGGCGGTGGGCATGCACGACGGCACCGTCGCCATCTTCAGCGTGCGCAATCGAGAAAGGCGCACATTCCTCGCCAGCAGCAT CGGTTGCAAAAAGAGACATTTTCATCCCGTGTGGAACATCACCTGGGCCAGGCAGGAGATGGGCCTTTCCGACGAGGACACCATCGAATCCGTCGTGTCTGTCTCGGAGGACGGACGTATCCTCAAGTGGCTGCTGTGCAGCCACGGCCTGGAGGGCATCG GCATGCTGGAGCTGAGGAGAATCCAAGACGGCATCAAGAAAGCCGAAGGTAACAAAACCAAGAGGGAGGGTCTTTTGGTTTCCACTGCCACGGCCGGTCTTTGCTTGGATTTTCAGCCTACG GATCCCACCATCTACTTGGCCGGCACTTCAGAGGGCGTCGTCCAAAAGTGCTCCGTGTCCAACCACCATCATTACCTGGCCCTTTATCGGAAGCACCTC TGCCCTGTCAATCAAGTGCAGTGGTCCCCGTTCAGCCCCGACGTGTTCCTGAGCGGCTCGGCCGACTGGACCATCCAGCTCTGGAAGGAGGACCACCTGACGCCGGCCATGAGCTTCACCACCATCCAGAGTCCCGTGCTGTCCGTTAGGTGGTCCCCGCTCTGGCCCCCCGTCTTTGCCTCCATCAAAAGTGAACAGCTGGAGATCTGGGACCTGAACGCTTCCAT GTTGGACCCAGTCATCGTGGAGCCCGCCGCACAGGGCGTCCAATTGACCTCCGTGCTCTTCGCCAAGGCCTCAGATTGCATCCTGGTCGCAGATTCGAGGGGAAATGTAAACTTCTACAAGATTAAAGACCTCAGCGTCGGGCCGGGCAAGACG gtGCCAAGTTTGGAGAGACTCGTTCACTTTCCTTCTACTACTAGTTAG